The following are encoded together in the Lagopus muta isolate bLagMut1 chromosome Z, bLagMut1 primary, whole genome shotgun sequence genome:
- the PLIN2 gene encoding perilipin-2 isoform X1 gives MALAAIDPQQNIVSRVANLPLVSSTYDMVSTAYITTKDNHPYLKSVCEIAEKGVKTITSVAMTSAMPIIQKLEPQIVVANNYACIGLDKIEERLPILNQPTDKVVANAKGVVVGAREAVTTTMTGAKETVAHKITGVVGKTKEAVQDSVEMTKSVVNGGINTVLGSRVVQMMSSGMDSALTKSETLVDQYLPLTEAELEREAAKVEGFEVGVQKPSYYVRLGSLSSKFRARAYQQALNKVRDAKQKGQETISQLHNTVSLIEYARKNMNSANQKLLGAQEKLYQSWVEWKKNTGQNDGDESHSAEHIESRTLAIAQSLTQQLQTTCLTLVTSIQGLPQSVQDQVYSVRSMAGDVYEIFRSASSFQELSDSFLTTSKGQLKKMKESLDDVMDYLVNNTPLNWLVPDFTITDLSSESDDIPDILDLDEEDQQDFSRTNGPYTTGQRAE, from the exons ATGGCATTAGCAGCAATTGATCCACAACAG aacatTGTATCGAGGGTAGCAAACCTTCCTTTGGTGAGCTCCACTTATGATATGGTGTCTACAGCCTACATAACCACAAAGGATAACCATCCCTATTTGAAGTCAGTATGTGAGATAGCAGAGAAAGGAGTGAAGACAATTACTTCAGTAGCCATGACTAGTGCTATGCCTATCATCCAGAAACTGGAACCACAGA ttGTGGTTGCCAACAACTATGCTTGTATAGGTCTTGATAAAATTGAAGAGAGACTTCCTATACTGAATCAACCCACTGATAAG GTTGTTGCCAATGCTAAGGGTGTAGTTGTTGGAGCCAGAGAAGCTGTAACAACCACCATGACTGGTGCCAAGGAAACTGTTGCTCACAAAATCACTGGAGTTGTGGGCAAGACTAAAGAAGCAGTGCAAGACAGTGTAGAAATGACTAAGTCTGTTGTCAATGGTGGCATCAACACTGTCTTGGGAAGTCGTGTGGTGCAAATGATGAGCAGTGGAATGGACAGTGCTCTCACTAAATCAGAGACCCTTGTAGACCAGTATCTCCCACTAACAGAAGCAGAACTAG AAAGAGAAGCTGCGAAAGTTGAAGGTTTTGAAGTTGGAGTCCAAAAGCCAAGTTATTATGTTCGACTAGGATCTCTGTCTTCAAAGTTCCGTGCACGTGCCTACCAACAAGCCTTAAACAAAGTGAGAGATGCTAAACAAAAAGGCCAGGAGACAATTTCTCAGCTGCACAACACTGTTAGTCTG ATCGAGTATGCCAGAAAGAACATGAATAGTGCCAATCAGAAACTTCTTGGTGCTCAGGAAAAGCTTTATCAATCCTGGgtagaatggaagaaaaatacaggtCAAAATGATGGTGATGAATCGCATAGTGCTGAG CACATTGAGTCAAGAACTCTAGCTATTGCGCAGAGTCTCACTCAACAGCTTCAGACCACCTGCCTCACACTGGTTACGAGCATACAGGGGCTGCCACAGAGTGTGCAGGATCAGGTTTACAGTGTTCGCTCAATGGCTGGTGATGTCTACGAAATCTTCCGATCAGCATCCTCCTTCCAGGAACTATCAGACAGCTTTCTTACTACTAGCAAAggacagctgaagaaaatgaaggagtcTCTGGATGATGTGATGGATTATCTTGTTAACAACACACCGCTCAACTGGCTG GTTCCAGATTTCACTATTACAGACCTGTCTTCAGAGTCAGATGATATCCCAGACATCTTGGATTTGGACGAAGAAGATCAGCAAGACTTTTCACGCACAAATGGCCCATATACTACAGGGCAAAGAGCTGaatga
- the PLIN2 gene encoding perilipin-2 isoform X2 translates to MALAAIDPQQNIVSRVANLPLVSSTYDMVSTAYITTKDNHPYLKSVCEIAEKGVKTITSVAMTSAMPIIQKLEPQIVVANNYACIGLDKIEERLPILNQPTDKVVANAKGVVVGAREAVTTTMTGAKETVAHKITGVVGKTKEAVQDSVEMTKSVVNGGINTVLGSRVVQMMSSGMDSALTKSETLVDQYLPLTEAELEREAAKVEGFEVGVQKPSYYVRLGSLSSKFRARAYQQALNKVRDAKQKGQETISQLHNTVSLIEYARKNMNSANQKLLGAQEKLYQSWVEWKKNTGQNDGDESHSAEHIESRTLAIAQSLTQQLQTTCLTLVTSIQGLPQSVQDQVYSVRSMAGDVYEIFRSASSFQELSDSFLTTSKGQLKKMKESLDDVMDYLVNNTPLNWLVGPFYPQLPGPQHAENEGEGEKNSSQKDKQLEHNIE, encoded by the exons ATGGCATTAGCAGCAATTGATCCACAACAG aacatTGTATCGAGGGTAGCAAACCTTCCTTTGGTGAGCTCCACTTATGATATGGTGTCTACAGCCTACATAACCACAAAGGATAACCATCCCTATTTGAAGTCAGTATGTGAGATAGCAGAGAAAGGAGTGAAGACAATTACTTCAGTAGCCATGACTAGTGCTATGCCTATCATCCAGAAACTGGAACCACAGA ttGTGGTTGCCAACAACTATGCTTGTATAGGTCTTGATAAAATTGAAGAGAGACTTCCTATACTGAATCAACCCACTGATAAG GTTGTTGCCAATGCTAAGGGTGTAGTTGTTGGAGCCAGAGAAGCTGTAACAACCACCATGACTGGTGCCAAGGAAACTGTTGCTCACAAAATCACTGGAGTTGTGGGCAAGACTAAAGAAGCAGTGCAAGACAGTGTAGAAATGACTAAGTCTGTTGTCAATGGTGGCATCAACACTGTCTTGGGAAGTCGTGTGGTGCAAATGATGAGCAGTGGAATGGACAGTGCTCTCACTAAATCAGAGACCCTTGTAGACCAGTATCTCCCACTAACAGAAGCAGAACTAG AAAGAGAAGCTGCGAAAGTTGAAGGTTTTGAAGTTGGAGTCCAAAAGCCAAGTTATTATGTTCGACTAGGATCTCTGTCTTCAAAGTTCCGTGCACGTGCCTACCAACAAGCCTTAAACAAAGTGAGAGATGCTAAACAAAAAGGCCAGGAGACAATTTCTCAGCTGCACAACACTGTTAGTCTG ATCGAGTATGCCAGAAAGAACATGAATAGTGCCAATCAGAAACTTCTTGGTGCTCAGGAAAAGCTTTATCAATCCTGGgtagaatggaagaaaaatacaggtCAAAATGATGGTGATGAATCGCATAGTGCTGAG CACATTGAGTCAAGAACTCTAGCTATTGCGCAGAGTCTCACTCAACAGCTTCAGACCACCTGCCTCACACTGGTTACGAGCATACAGGGGCTGCCACAGAGTGTGCAGGATCAGGTTTACAGTGTTCGCTCAATGGCTGGTGATGTCTACGAAATCTTCCGATCAGCATCCTCCTTCCAGGAACTATCAGACAGCTTTCTTACTACTAGCAAAggacagctgaagaaaatgaaggagtcTCTGGATGATGTGATGGATTATCTTGTTAACAACACACCGCTCAACTGGCTGGTAGGTCCCTTTTACCCACAACTGCCTGGCCCTCAGCATGCTGAGAACGAAGGTgaaggggagaaaaattccAGCCAGAAAGACAAACAGCTTGAACACAATATTGAGTAA